In one window of Miscanthus floridulus cultivar M001 chromosome 12, ASM1932011v1, whole genome shotgun sequence DNA:
- the LOC136495639 gene encoding uncharacterized protein — translation MRDWRAQARASPARPPPRVHAGRPAPPQRRALLPRRAARAAAPRDARAAASRAQPRPAARARRTPHRLGRPARPAPPRAPPPHHAQCAEVAPASVPRLRRARGGRPPRPALRWLPLTGLPAPTPAPRPPPSPAAVGGEEAEGEEYVGGDPEDPDRLRRCCGSAVTASPRHCVDSPLPR, via the exons ATGAGAGACTGGCGAGCCCAAGCCCGAGCAAGCCCCGCGCGCCCACCGCCGCGCGTGCACGCGGGTCGCCCCGCGCCCCCACAGCGCCGCGCGCTGCTGCCGCGTCGCGCCGCACGCGCTGCCGCGCCTCGCGACGCGCGCGCTGCCGCCTCGCGCGCGCAGCCGCGCCCCGCTGCCCGCGCCCGACGCACCCCGCACCGCCTCGGCCGCCCAGCACGCCCGGCCCCACCACGTGCCCCGCCGCCCCACCACGCCCAGTGCGCCGAGGTCGCCCCTGCCTCCGTTCCCCGTCTCCgtcgagcaaggggaggtcgaccgccccggccggccctccggTGGCTCCCCCTCACCGGCCTTCCCGCCCCGACCCCAGCCCCCAGGCCGCCTCCGTCgccggctgctgttggaggggaggaggcagagg gagaagagtacgtcggaggggacccggaggaccccgatcgtcttcgtcgatgTTGCGGTTCTGCCGtcactgcgtcgcctcgccactgcgtcgattcgccactgccccgctag